One window of Fusarium keratoplasticum isolate Fu6.1 chromosome 2, whole genome shotgun sequence genomic DNA carries:
- a CDS encoding Zn(2)-C6 fungal-type domain-containing protein: MLPELARGSKADQCLSPAIKTLAVSILARGSQGRAPMSDALAAHTTALESLNSGLDGWATSAPNIVAASIMCLFLSEMIMPTGSTSAIVHAKGIEDLMKLQKPCFYASGISHHLFVGFRPVLVLRAFFSRRKHFLSDPAWTSIPFEFYIPSPLQSLFTEVFPLAEILGRIDDLSDTPADQAVASAQQIVEELLNILQNLVRRDETVKEETTAHRWLPIFPAQEDLPIQFPDIIAGNFFTHLWAFQVICAHNIIRLTSRFPCLSTSTKRRGLDDLLDVKMINQLALWTFRSIEFLLKEEFKLFGAASISLPLKTACDVLKTFGADDPEMAFWFCRVSRFIKETGYYFLIQMLDADE, from the exons ATGCTCCCTGAGTTGGCCAGGGGGTCAAAGGCAGATCAATGTCTCTCACCTGCCATCAAAACACTAGCAGTATCCATTCTTGCCAGAGGGAGTCAGGGAAGGGCACCTATGTCTGATGCCTTGGCGGCACACACCACGGCTCTCGAGTCACTGAACAGCGGACTGGATGGTTGGGCTACCTCAGCACCAAATATTGTGGCTGCCAGCATCATGTGTTTATTCTTGTCCGAG ATGATCATGCCCACGGGCTCAACCAGCGCCATTGTTCATGCAAAGGGAATAGAGGATCTCATGAAGCTTCAAAAACCTTGCTTCTACGCCTCGGGAatctctcatcatctcttTGTGGGATTTAGACCGGTCCTT GTTCTTCGGGCATTCTTTTCCCGAAGGAAACACTTTCTATCGGACCCTGCCTGGACCTCAATCCCCTTTGAGTTTTACATCCCATCGCCTCTCCAGTCACTATTCACAGAGGTCTTCCCTCTCGCCGAGATACTGGGCAGAATCGATGATTTGTCGGATACCCCAGCCGACCAAGCCGTAGCAAGCGCCCAGCAGATAGTCGAGGAATTGCTGAACATTCTCCAAAACCTCGTCCGCAGAGACGAAACTGTCAAGGAAGAAACTACAGCCCACCGGTGGCTTCCCATCTTCCCAGCTCAGGAAGACCTGCCAATTCAGTTTCCCGACATCATTGCCGGAAACTTTTTCACCCACCTCTGGGCATTTCAAGTGATCTGCGCCCACAACATCATAAGATTAACGTCGAGATTTCCATGTCTCTCAACTTCCACCAAGAGGAGGGGCCTGGATGACCTATTGGACGTCAAGATGATCAACCAACTCGCCTTGTGGACATTTCGGAGCATAGAGTTTCTGCTCAAAGAAGAGTTCAAACTGTTTGGAGCGGCTTCCATAAGTCTTCCGCTCAAGACTGCTTGCGACGTGTTGAAGACGTTTGGTGCGGATGATCCGGAAATGGCCTTTTGGTTTTGCCGTGTGTCACGGTTTATCAAGGAAACGGGCTATTATTTTCTGATACAGAtgcttgatgctgatgagTAA
- a CDS encoding Isochorismatase domain-containing protein, whose amino-acid sequence MSAVSFRSLIGVQPSTASTSDSVLVIIDAQNEYAKGKLRVANIDTSRVALASLLEKYRAAKAPVVHVVHATPAGAPVFTPGTELAEELPELKPVEGESVVTKNYPGSFTDTDLQDILKATERSKIVLTGYMAHVCVSTTARQGAERGWNVLIAEDAVGDRDIPGVKAEELTKTALLEIADAFGTIIQGKDVV is encoded by the exons ATGTCTGCTGTGTCATTCCGCTCTCTCATCGGCGTCCAGCCCTCCACTGCCTCGACCAGCGACagcgtcctcgtcatcatcgacgcTCAGAACGAGTATGCTAAGGGAAAGCTTCGCGTCGCCAACATAGACACTTCTCGCGTTGCCCTCGCCTCTCTTCTTGAGAAGTACCGTGCCGCCAAGGCCCCTGTTGTCCACGTCGTCCACGCTACTCCTGCTGGAGCTCCCGTCTTCACTCCGGGAACTGAGCTTGCTGAAGAGCTCCCCGAGTTGAAGCCCGTTGAAGGGGAGTCTGTCGTTACGAAGAACTACCCTGGATCTTTCACCGACACGGATCTGCAGGACATTTTGAAAGCCACTGAGCGAAGCAAGATTGTTTTGACCGGATACATG GCTCACGTTTGCGTGTCGACAACTGCTCGTCAAGGTGCTGAGCGGGGTTGGAAcgtcctcatcgccgaggaTGCCGTCGGTGACAGGGATATTCCGGgagtcaaggctgaggagctgaCAAAGACTGCCCTCCTTGAGATTGCCGACGCCTTCGGAACCATCATTCAGGGCAAGGATGTTGTGTAA